In Gouania willdenowi chromosome 24, fGouWil2.1, whole genome shotgun sequence, a single window of DNA contains:
- the LOC114457558 gene encoding E3 ubiquitin-protein ligase TRIM39-like, with translation MSAACSGTSGDHFLCSICLEVFTDPVTTPCGHNFCELCISKHWDTNVDYKCPICNHMFGIKPQLKVNTLMHEMVSQFRRESEQKAAAPGEVLCDVCTGTKVKALKSCLDCVISYCRTHLDLHLTAPGLRRHQLVEPVENLETRMCPKHSKPLEMFCKSDQTCVCLMCSVMEHKSHQLVPLREECEEKKVELEKIEADLQQMIQKRREKLEEIRESVRIRKDAADRVIAEGVEMFTALMELVQRDLKELMEKMEEQQEAEEREAEGLIKELEEEISELMKRSSEVEQLSHSEDHLHLLQHFCSLKAPPATKDWTEVMVRPSSYEGTVLRALTQLEDTLSDKMKMKMMKMMKVMQQFAVDVTLDPLTAHPNLVLSDDGKQVKHSDVKKKVPDNPERISCYFFVLGKQSFSSGTFYFEVQVEGKTTWVLGVASESINRKRNISVSPQDGYWALRLINRNEYLACEDPRVILHLKCVPEKVGVFVDYEEGVVSFYDVDAAALIYSFTHCCFTHKLHPLFSPCLNDGGKNSAPLIICPVNQRK, from the coding sequence ATGTCTGCTGCCTGCAGTGGGACGTCTGGAGATCACTTCCTGTGCTCCATCTGTCTGGAGGTCTTCACTGATCCAGTCACCACACCATGTGGACACAACTTCTGTGAATTATGCATCAGCAAACACTGGGACACCAATGTGGACTACAAGTGTCCCATATGTAATCACATGTTCGGCATCAAACCTCAGCTGAAGGTCAACACTTTGATGCATGAGATGGTTTCTCAGTTCAGACGTGAATCAGAGCAGAAAGCAGCAGCTCCAGGAGAAGTTCTCTGTGACGTCTGCACTGGAACCAAAGTGAAGGCCCTGAAGTCCTGCCTGGACTGTGTGATCTCCTACTGTAGGACTCACCTGGACCTTCATCTGACAGCACCAGGCCTGAGAAGACATCAGCTGGTGGAGCCTGTGGAGAACCTGGAAACCAGGATGTGTCCAAAGCACAGCAAACCTCTGGAGATGTTCTGTAAGAGTGATCAGACCTGTGTCTGCTTGATGTGTTCAGTTATGGAGCACAAGAGTCACCAGTTAGTCCCTCTGAGAGAAGAGTGTGAAGAGAAGAAGGTGGAGCTGGAGAAGATAGAGGCTGACCTTCAgcagatgatccagaagagacGAGAGAAACTGGAGGAGATCAGAGAGTCAGTGAGGATCAGGAAGGATGCTGCAGACAGAGTGATAGCTGAAGGTGTGGAGATGTTCACTGCTCTGATGGAGCTTGTTCAGAGAGACCTGAAGGAGCTGATGGAGAAGATGGAGGAGCAACAGGaagcagaagagagagaggctgaaggtttgatcaaagagctggaggaggaaatctctgagctgatgaagagaagctctgaggtggagcagctctcccactctgaagaccacctccacctcctccaacaCTTCTGCTCCCTGAAAGCTCCTCCAGCCACCAAGGACTGGACAGAGGTCATGGTCCGTCCATCATCATATGAGGGGACTGTGCTGAGAGCTTTGACTCAGCtggaggacacactcagtgacaagatgaagatgaagatgatgaagatgatgaaggtgatgcaGCAGTTTGCAGTAGATGTGACTCTTGATCCTCTTACAGCTCATCCTAACCTCgtcctgtctgatgatggaaaaCAAGTGAAACACAGTGATGTGAAGAAGAAAGTTCCAGATAATCCAGAGAGAATTTCttgttatttctttgttttaggAAAACAGAGTTTCAGTTCAGGAACATTTTACTTTGAGGTTCAGGTTGAAGGAAAAACTACCTGGGTTTTAGGAGTCGCCTCAGAATCCATCAACAGGAAGAGAAACATCTCTGTGAGTCCTCAGGATGGTTACTGGGCTCTGAGACTCATAAATAGAAATGAGTATCTAGCATGTGAAGATCCTCGAGTcattcttcatctgaagtgtgttcctgagaaggtgggtgtgtttgtggactatgaggagggtgtggtctccttttatgatgtagatgctgcagctctgatctactccttcactcactgctgcttcactcaCAAACTTCATCCATTATTTAGTCCCTGTTTAAACGATGGTGGTAAAAACTCAGCACCTCTGATCATctgtcctgtcaatcaaagaaaaTGA